A window of Spirochaetota bacterium contains these coding sequences:
- a CDS encoding plasmid stabilization protein, protein PDMLRQYEKTLLLLEANPHHPSLRLHTLKGKLSDVYSVSINLSYRISMEFLIETDMIIPIDIGTHDEVY, encoded by the coding sequence TCCCGACATGCTTCGCCAGTACGAAAAAACGCTGCTCCTGCTCGAAGCCAATCCCCATCATCCATCGCTCCGTCTTCATACGCTGAAAGGAAAACTGAGCGATGTGTATTCCGTCTCCATCAATCTCTCGTACCGCATTTCGATGGAATTTCTCATAGAAACAGATATGATAATACCCATCGATATCGGCACACACGATGAAGTATATTGA